In Scleropages formosus chromosome 18, fSclFor1.1, whole genome shotgun sequence, one DNA window encodes the following:
- the anxa14 gene encoding annexin A2, with product MEIFQKAMETMSPADDEMWWGTLGTVRPFPNFNSERDAREVQVALEKKDMNTLVRVLTNRTNAQRQLVAQAYRSLAGKELSAMLKKCLTGGLQDLLLGLMMTPSQFDAHRLRQAMEGLGTDEETLLEVLCTRSREQLKEIIVVYNQEFGRYLENDLISETSKDFTKLLLAILTKEQENLPGVIDYELIDRDVKTLAEAVNGKKVDSAPWIKVLTTRDADHLDRVLLRLESVKGETVDKMIHNHFSGDLRLGLRTLVHSIQNTPLYLAHRLHNSIKKGAAVRGILVSRSEEDLLSVRVEYRRLAQVSLYSALQKEFKGDLQQAYLALCQAEDV from the exons ATGGAGATTTTCCAGAAGGCCATGGAAACTATGTCCCCCGCCGATGAT GAGATGTGGTGGGGCACACTGGGCACCGTTCGGCCTTTCCCCAACTTTAACTCTGAGAGGGATGCCCGTGAAGTCCAGGTAGCGCTGGAGAAGAAAG ATATGAACACCCTGGTGAGGGTCCTGACCAACCGCACCAACGCACAGAGACAGCTCGTTGCTCAGGCCTACCGCAGCCTCGCAGGGAAG GAGCTAAGTGCCATGCTGAAGAAGTGCCTGACAGGTGGACTGCAGGACTTGCTGCTGGGCCTCATGATGACCCCATCCCAGTTCGATGCTCACCGCCTCCGGCAAGCCATGGAG GGCCTGGGTACAGATGAGGAGACTCTGTTGGAGGTGCTGTGTACGAGATCCAGAGAGCAGCTCAAGGAGATCATTGTTGTTTACAACCAGG AGTTTGGACGGTACTTGGAGAATGACTTGATTAGTGAAACGAGCAAGGACTTCACCAAGCTGCTGCTGGCCATTCTGACG AAAGAGCAAGAAAATTTGCCTGGAGTGATTGATTATGAGCTCATTGACCGAGATGTGAAG ACTTTGGCTGAAGCTGTAAATGGGAAAAAGGTGGATTCGGCTCCCTGGATAAAGGTACTCACCACGCGCGATGCAGACCATCTCGACAGAG TGCTGTTGAGATTGGAGAGCGTGAAGGGAGAGACAGTGGATAAAATGATACACAATCACTTCTCTGGGGACTTGAGGCTGGGGTTGCGCACCCTAG TGCATTCCATCCAGAATACCCCTCTATACCTCGCTCACCGTCTGCACAACTCCATCAAG aAGGGTGCTGCGGTTCGGGGCATCCTGGTCTCCCGCAGTGAGGAGGATCTGCTCAGTGTGAGAGTGGAGTATCGCCGGCTGGCTCAGGTCTCGCTCTACTCAGCCCTGCAG AAGGAATTTAAAGGAGACCTTCAACAAGCTTACCTGGCCTTGTGTCAGGCTGAAGATGTGTAG
- the arhgef2a gene encoding rho guanine nucleotide exchange factor 2 isoform X4, whose product MSRITDPLPKTRQERIKEINLRNKEKEKMKEREKEAREREARYSNGHLFTSLTVSGTTLCSACNKSITAKEALSCPTCNVTIHNRCRDTLPNCAKMKQRQQKLVLRNSSGLPNVALRAKTPMMKERPSSAIYPSDSLRQSLLGSRRGRSGLSLSKSVSTNNIAGNLNDDSPLGLRRILSQSTDSLNFRNRAMSMESLNDEGEVYYASMLEEIEQEGRDFEADSWSLAVDSSYLQTHRKDVIKRQDVIYELIQTELHHVRTLRIMEGVYRRGMLEEVRLEPGLVHGVFPCLDRLLSLHSHFLAQLLLRKNHSLAPGSSTNFTIHQLGDVLQEQFSGQNADEMRKAYAEFCSRHLKAVKLYKELLTREKRFQNFIRRVSRGPLLRRHGVQECILLVTQRITKYPVLVQRILDNTKGNEEEASSVSQALVLIRDLLSSVDQQVLELERTQRLQEIRSRLDPRAEAEVRGGGVFRGSELLRRSLIHEGTLLWKTAGSRLKDVQVLLMTDILVFMQEKDQKFFFPCLDKPSVLSLKNLIVRDIANQERGMFLISDTTPPDMYEIHAASKEDRNTWMKLIQQTVSSCPSREDFPLIETEDKALVRRLRADIQQKDREVLELLQERVTLFSDLAEVTAAQEVTLPANCRNIFRADTPQAPLGEKLLTDAIAEVDRLTELLLGSSIEVPLSSNSNGDRNHTGAPVSNGEEISVNGTHDINSPDTKDGNGNQLQDRPLNEVVCQRLVNLSTQLHALQAAVIRQDSIIELYLREGSVCTSTPTTSTQLASTPAKLCRSLSRDAGLDASPAAALGELALLQRQHSLLQEELVRLRAAEGKLKDSEKARAHLEKQVKDMKASSAAAPVDNTGTANPDQVAASEGDDSPVAPLASQESVDQLDGLQEGSDIDDNSDEEEDIRISPRSDSPRDLQDIPEESECATDMRESEVDPETTQS is encoded by the exons CCTGCAATGTTACCATCCACAACCGATGCCGAGACACTCTGCCAAATTGCGCCAAAATGAAACAGAGG CAACAGAAGCTGGTACTGAGGAACAGCTCAGGACTACCAAATGTGGCCCTTCGAGCAAaga CCCCCATGATGAAGGAAAGGCCCAGCTCGGCAATCTACCCGTCCGACAGCCTGCGCCAGTCCCTGCTAGGCTCCCGCCGCGGCCGCTCCGGCCTCTCCCTCTCCAAGAGTGTGTCCACCAACAATATTGCTGG GAACCTGAACGATGACTCTCCCCTGGGACTGCGCAGGATTCTTTCCCAGTCCACAGACTCACTGAACTTCCGCAACAGAGCGATGTCCATGGAGTCCCTCAACGATGAGG GAGAGGTATACTATGCCTCCATGCTGGAGGAGATTGAACAGGAAGGACGGGACTTTGAGGCAGACTCCTGGAGTCTAGCAGTGGACTCCTCATACTTGCAGACTCACCGCAAAGATGTCATCAAACGGCAGGATGTCATCTATG AGCTGATTCAAACAGAGTTGCACCACGTCCGGACGCTCCGGATCATGGAGGGGGTGTATCGACGGGGCATGTTGGAGGAAGTGAGGCTGGAGCCTGGATTGGTTCATGGTGTCTTTCCCTGCCTGGACCGGCTGCTGTCCTTGCATTCTCACTTCTTGGCCCAGCTGCTGCTAAGAAAAAACCACAGCCTGGCACCTGGCAGCAGCACCAACTTCACCATCCACCAGCTGGGCGATGTGCTCCAGGAGCAG TTCTCAGGCCAGAACGCAGATGAAATGAGGAAGGCCTACGCGGAGTTCTGTAGCCGACACCTGAAGGCAGTCAAACTGTACAAAGAGCTGCTGACCAGAGAGAAGAGGTTCCAGAACTTCATACGG CGAGTCAGCCGTGGCCCTTTGCTCCGTCGCCATGGTGTTCAGGAGTGCATCCTGTTGGTCACTCAGCGCATCACCAAGTACCCAGTCCTCGTACAGCGCATCCTGGACAACACCAAGG GTAATGAGGAAGAGGCCTCCTCTGTAAGCCAGGCACTGGTCCTCATCCGAGACCTGCTGAGCTCGGTGGACCAACAGGTTCTGGAGCTTGAACGCACACAGCGGCTGCAAGAGATCCGGTCTCGGTTGGACCCCAGGGCGGAGGCGGAGGTGCGCGGGGGAGGAGTGTTTCGCGGGAGCGAGCTGTTGAGGCGAAGCCTCATCCATGAGGGCACGTTGCTGTGGAAGACTGCTGGCTCCAGACTCAAAG ATGTGCAGGTTCTGCTGATGACAGACATCCTGGTGTTCATGCAGGAGAAAGATCAGAAGTTTTTCTTCCCCTGTTTG GACAAGCCCTCTGTACTTTCTCTGAAAAACCTGATTGTGAGGGACATCGCCAACCAGGAACGCGGCATGTTCCTCATCAGTGATACCACGCCGCCGGACATGTACGAGATCCACGCTGCCTCCAAGGAAGACAGGAACACCTGGATGAAGCTCATTCAGCAAACTGTCAGCAG CTGTCCATCCAGAGAGGATTTCCCCTTGATCGAGACTGAGGATAAGGCTTTGGTGCGTAGGCTTAGAG CTGACATTCAGCAGAAGGACCGTGAAGTGTTGGAGCTCCTGCAGGAGAGGGTGACTCTCTTCTCAGACCTGGCTGAAGTAACTGCTGCGCAGGAAGTCACCCTGCCTGCCAACTGCCGTAACATCTTCCGTGCAGACACCCCGCAGGCCCCCTTGGGAGAGAAGCTCCTCACCGATGCTATCGCTGAGG TGGATAGACTGACTGAGCTGCTGTTGGGGTCCAGCATTGAGGTCCCTCTCTCCAGCAATTCCAATGGAGACCGCAACCACACAGGGGCACCTGTGAGCA ATGGAGAGGAGATATCAGTCAACGGAACCCATGATATCAACAGCCCAGATACTAAG GATGGGAATGGAAATCAGTTACAGGACAGACCACTGAATGAG gtggTTTGTCAGAGGTTGGTGAACCTCAGTACCCAGCTCCATGCGCTACAG GCAGCAGTTATAAGACAGGACTCTATTATAGAGCTCTACCTCCGTGAGGGCTCAGTGTGCACATCAACTCCCACAACCTCCACGCAACTGGCTTCCACCCCTGCCAAGCTGTGCCGCTCCCTGTCACGGGATGCGGGCCTAGATGCCAGTCCAGCAGCAGCCCTAGGCGAGCTGGCACTGCTGCAGCGGCAGCACAGCCTTCTGCAGGAAGAGCTGGTGAGGCTGAGGGCAGCGGAGGGCAAGCTGAAGGACAGTGAGAAAGCCCGTGCTCATTTGGAGAAGCAGGTGAAGGACATGAaggcaagtagtgctgctgccccAGTGGACAACACAGGGACTGCGAATCCAGATCAG GTCGCAGCAAGTGAAGGCGATGATAGCCCTGTGGCACCGCTGGCCAGCCAGGAGTCTGTGGATCAGCTGGATGGCCTTCAAGAGGGCAGCGATATAGACGACAATtcggacgaggaggaggacatCAGAATCTCCCCTCGCTCCGATAGTCCTAGAG ATCTGCAGGACATTCCAGAGGAGAGCGAGTGTGCGACTGACATGCGTGAGTCTGAGGTGGACCCTGAGACGACACAGAGCTAG